A window of the Gordonia humi genome harbors these coding sequences:
- the rapZ gene encoding RNase adapter RapZ, whose amino-acid sequence MADNDGLATVLFVTGMSGAGRTSVANVLEDDGWYVTDNVPVSVIAQVIDKVRSEGVQGQKIAMVVRAGDASFGDSIAALRDELEAAGTRTGIVFVDASDEVLVRRFEQVRRRHPLQGDGTLGEGIAAERELLADVQASASTVIDTSNLSSTRLRAIVESTFPNVGGSALSVAVQSFGFKYGLPIDCDLVVDVRFLPNPYWIPELREHNGREAPVRDYVLGQDDALDFLDRYVALVDIVARGYRREGKGYMTIGVGCTGGKHRSVAMSEELAWRLSETVGDDGEPAYRVQVTHRDLGRE is encoded by the coding sequence GTGGCTGACAACGACGGGCTGGCGACGGTGCTGTTCGTGACGGGGATGTCCGGCGCGGGCCGGACCTCGGTGGCGAACGTCCTCGAGGACGACGGCTGGTACGTCACCGACAACGTCCCGGTGTCGGTGATCGCCCAGGTCATCGACAAGGTGCGCAGCGAGGGCGTGCAGGGACAGAAGATCGCCATGGTCGTGCGTGCGGGCGACGCGTCGTTCGGCGACTCGATCGCCGCCCTGCGTGACGAACTCGAGGCGGCGGGCACCCGGACCGGCATCGTCTTCGTCGACGCGTCCGACGAAGTGCTGGTCCGACGATTCGAACAGGTCCGTCGACGACATCCGCTGCAGGGCGACGGCACGCTCGGCGAGGGCATCGCCGCCGAACGCGAACTCCTGGCCGACGTGCAGGCGTCGGCGTCCACGGTGATCGACACCTCGAACCTGAGCTCCACCCGTCTGCGGGCGATCGTGGAGAGCACCTTCCCGAACGTCGGCGGCAGCGCGCTGTCGGTGGCGGTGCAGTCGTTCGGTTTCAAGTACGGTCTGCCGATCGACTGCGATCTGGTGGTCGACGTCCGGTTCCTGCCGAATCCGTACTGGATTCCCGAGTTGCGCGAGCACAACGGTCGGGAGGCGCCGGTCCGCGACTACGTCCTCGGACAGGACGACGCACTCGACTTCCTCGACCGTTACGTCGCCCTGGTCGACATCGTCGCCCGCGGCTATCGGCGCGAGGGCAAGGGGTACATGACGATCGGTGTCGGGTGCACGGGCGGTAAGCATCGCAGTGTCGCCATGTCGGAAGAACTCGCCTGGCGTCTGTCCGAGACCGTCGGCGACGACGGCGAACCCGCGTATCGAGTGCAGGTGACGCACCGCGATCTGGGGCGCGAATGA
- the uvrC gene encoding excinuclease ABC subunit UvrC, producing MADPSTYRPAPGAIPTDPGVYKFRDVHRRVIYVGKAKNLRSRLTSYFADITGLHPRTRQMVTTAASVEWTVVGTEVEALQLEYNWIKEFDPRFNVRYRDDKTYPMLAVTLNEKYPRVFVYRGARKPGVRYFGPYSHAWAIRETVDLLTRVFPIRTCSTGVFRRNEQMGRPCLLGYIDKCSAPCVGRVDADEHRAIVDDFCDFLAGRTDGLIRRMEREMTDAAEELDFEKAARLRDDVSALKRAMEKQAVVLGDGTDADVIAMVGDELESSVKIFHVRDGRVRGERGWVVEVQENATLAEQVEAFLTQFYGAESEMSSGIPREVLVPVLPDDRVQMQEWLTQRRGARVDVRVPQRGDKRNLMTTVERNATDALARHKLQRAGDLTTRSAALTELQEYLGLDVAPLRIECIDISHVQGTDVVASLVVFEDGLARKSDYRHYSIKEAAGDGHSDDVASIAEVTRRRFLRHRGGEATPPPVDGGGSETETEKKARRFAYPPNLFVVDGGAPQVHAAATVLDELGVTDVALIGLAKRLEEVWVPGDDEPVILPRNSEALFLLQRVRDEAHRFAITFHRSKRSKRMTASALDGIPGLGASRRTALVTHFGSVANLTKATVDEIAEVPGIGRTTAQAVRDALDPAVGETASEGDSATDSTIEQEAVSG from the coding sequence ATGGCTGACCCGTCGACCTACCGCCCGGCTCCGGGGGCGATCCCCACCGATCCGGGCGTCTACAAGTTCCGTGACGTCCATCGGCGCGTGATCTACGTCGGGAAGGCGAAGAACCTCCGGTCCCGGTTGACGTCGTACTTCGCCGACATCACCGGCCTGCATCCGCGGACCCGACAGATGGTGACCACGGCGGCGTCGGTCGAATGGACCGTCGTCGGCACCGAGGTCGAGGCGCTGCAGCTCGAATACAACTGGATCAAGGAGTTCGATCCGCGGTTCAACGTCCGATACCGGGACGACAAGACCTATCCGATGCTCGCCGTCACGTTGAACGAGAAGTATCCGCGCGTGTTCGTCTACCGCGGTGCGCGCAAGCCCGGCGTGCGGTACTTCGGTCCGTACTCGCACGCGTGGGCGATCCGCGAGACCGTCGACCTGCTGACCCGCGTGTTCCCGATCCGCACCTGTTCGACCGGCGTGTTCCGGCGCAACGAGCAGATGGGACGCCCCTGCCTGCTCGGGTACATCGACAAGTGCTCGGCGCCGTGCGTCGGCCGGGTCGACGCCGACGAGCACCGCGCCATCGTCGACGACTTCTGCGACTTCCTGGCCGGGCGGACAGACGGACTCATCCGCCGCATGGAGCGTGAGATGACCGACGCCGCGGAGGAGCTCGACTTCGAGAAGGCCGCCCGACTGCGCGACGACGTGTCCGCGCTCAAACGCGCGATGGAGAAGCAGGCCGTCGTTCTGGGCGACGGCACCGACGCCGACGTGATCGCCATGGTCGGTGACGAACTCGAATCGTCGGTCAAGATCTTCCACGTCCGAGACGGGCGCGTGCGCGGCGAACGCGGCTGGGTGGTCGAGGTGCAGGAGAACGCGACGCTCGCCGAACAGGTCGAGGCGTTCCTCACGCAGTTCTACGGCGCCGAGTCGGAGATGAGCTCGGGCATCCCCCGGGAGGTGCTGGTACCGGTGCTGCCCGACGATCGAGTACAGATGCAGGAGTGGCTCACGCAGCGGCGCGGGGCGCGAGTGGACGTGCGTGTCCCGCAGCGCGGCGACAAGCGGAACCTCATGACGACCGTCGAACGCAACGCCACCGACGCACTCGCCCGGCACAAACTGCAGCGCGCGGGTGACCTCACCACCCGCTCGGCGGCCCTCACCGAACTCCAGGAGTACCTCGGACTCGACGTCGCGCCGCTGCGCATCGAGTGCATCGACATCTCGCACGTGCAGGGCACCGACGTCGTCGCCTCCCTCGTCGTGTTCGAGGACGGTCTGGCGCGCAAATCCGACTACCGCCACTACAGCATCAAGGAGGCCGCGGGCGACGGACACTCCGACGACGTCGCCTCGATCGCCGAGGTGACCCGTCGTCGATTCCTCCGGCATCGAGGGGGCGAGGCGACACCGCCGCCCGTCGACGGCGGCGGATCGGAGACCGAGACCGAGAAGAAGGCGCGTAGATTCGCCTACCCGCCCAACCTGTTCGTGGTCGACGGCGGTGCTCCGCAGGTCCACGCGGCGGCGACCGTCCTGGACGAGCTCGGGGTGACCGACGTCGCGCTCATCGGACTCGCGAAACGGCTCGAAGAGGTGTGGGTCCCGGGAGATGATGAACCGGTGATCCTGCCGCGCAACAGCGAAGCCCTCTTCCTGCTGCAGCGCGTCCGCGACGAGGCGCACCGCTTCGCGATCACCTTCCACCGCAGCAAGCGCAGCAAACGGATGACCGCGTCGGCCCTCGACGGGATCCCCGGGCTCGGCGCCAGCAGGCGGACCGCGCTGGTGACGCACTTCGGCTCGGTCGCCAATCTGACCAAGGCGACGGTCGACGAGATCGCCGAGGTCCCCGGCATCGGACGCACCACCGCGCAGGCGGTCCGCGATGCGCTCGACCCGGCGGTGGGGGAGACTGCTTCGGAGGGCGACAGTGCGACGGATTCGACGATCGAGCAGGAGGCAGTCAGTGGCTGA
- a CDS encoding PH domain-containing protein, translating into MNPADGPNWSMPAESALEWDLVYTPRWLRRACYWAAGVVIAIHLIFGLLLGISYTGVGVGWSDKVGLIAVGVIIACVCLLPTRARLRVGPSGVGVRNLVSERVFPWTEVQGLEYPEKGYWAQLLLPYDEHVPVMAVGARDGERAVEAMTAFRDLQGRYAPHE; encoded by the coding sequence GTGAACCCCGCCGACGGCCCGAACTGGTCGATGCCCGCGGAGTCGGCGCTGGAGTGGGATCTGGTCTACACACCGCGCTGGCTGCGTCGAGCCTGCTACTGGGCCGCGGGCGTGGTCATCGCCATCCATCTGATCTTCGGACTGCTGCTGGGCATCTCGTACACGGGGGTCGGCGTCGGCTGGTCGGACAAGGTCGGTCTCATCGCCGTCGGCGTCATCATCGCGTGCGTCTGTCTGCTGCCCACGCGTGCCCGACTCCGCGTCGGCCCGTCCGGCGTCGGAGTCCGCAATCTGGTCTCCGAGCGAGTGTTTCCGTGGACCGAGGTGCAGGGCCTGGAGTACCCGGAGAAGGGGTACTGGGCCCAACTCCTGCTCCCGTACGACGAGCATGTTCCGGTGATGGCCGTCGGAGCCCGCGACGGCGAGCGCGCCGTCGAGGCGATGACCGCCTTCCGCGATCTGCAGGGGCGGTACGCCCCGCACGAATAG
- the ribH gene encoding 6,7-dimethyl-8-ribityllumazine synthase, producing MSGNGEPVLELGDAGGLTVAIAASQWHEKICTALLDGAVNAARQAGVVDPTIIRVAGAIELPVIVQALARTHDVVVALGVVIKGGTPHFEYVCDAVTAGLTRVSLDESTPVGNGVLTTLTEQQALDRAGLPGSDEDKGAQAMNAAIASALTLRKLA from the coding sequence ATGAGCGGCAACGGGGAACCCGTCCTCGAACTCGGCGACGCCGGCGGTCTGACGGTCGCCATCGCCGCCTCGCAGTGGCATGAGAAGATCTGCACCGCGCTACTCGACGGCGCGGTGAACGCCGCCCGCCAGGCCGGTGTGGTCGATCCGACGATCATCCGGGTCGCGGGGGCCATCGAGCTGCCGGTGATCGTGCAGGCACTGGCCCGCACCCACGACGTGGTCGTCGCGCTGGGCGTGGTCATCAAGGGTGGCACACCGCATTTCGAGTACGTGTGCGACGCGGTGACCGCCGGACTGACGCGGGTCTCGCTCGACGAGTCGACACCGGTCGGCAACGGGGTGTTGACCACGCTCACCGAGCAGCAGGCCCTCGACCGTGCGGGGCTGCCGGGCTCCGACGAGGACAAGGGCGCTCAGGCGATGAACGCGGCGATCGCGTCGGCGTTGACCCTGCGGAAGTTGGCGTGA
- a CDS encoding bifunctional 3,4-dihydroxy-2-butanone-4-phosphate synthase/GTP cyclohydrolase II, whose protein sequence is MSDEKQAPVVLDSVERAIADIAAGKAVVVVDDEDRENEGDLIFAAEKATPALVAFMVRYTSGYLCVPLEGADCDRLGLPPMYSQNQDKHGTAYTVTVDAREGVTTGISAVDRATTMRLLADPNAQAHELTRPGHVVPLRAKEGGVLRRPGHTEAAVDLAKLAGLRPAGAICEIVSQKEDGSMAQSAELRVFADEHDLAMISIADLIAWRRRNEKHVERVADARIPTTHGTFRAVGYSSPYDDAEHVALVMGDLSENNGEDVLVRVHSECLTGDVFGSLRCDCGPQLDAAMEMVAAEGRGVVLYMRGHEGRGIGLMHKLQAYQLQDAGADTVDANLELGLPADARDYGLGAQILVDLGITSMRLLTNNPAKRVGLDGYGLQIVDRVPMPLRANAENLRYLRTKRDRMGHLLDGLDDIDDQSVVSGKGEGA, encoded by the coding sequence ATGAGCGACGAGAAGCAGGCTCCGGTGGTGTTGGACTCGGTCGAGCGGGCGATCGCCGACATCGCGGCGGGAAAGGCCGTCGTCGTGGTCGACGACGAGGACCGCGAGAACGAGGGCGATCTGATCTTCGCCGCGGAGAAGGCCACTCCGGCACTGGTGGCGTTCATGGTCCGTTACACCTCGGGGTACCTGTGCGTGCCGCTCGAAGGCGCCGACTGCGACCGCCTGGGACTGCCGCCGATGTACTCCCAGAATCAGGACAAGCACGGCACCGCCTACACGGTGACGGTCGACGCCCGGGAGGGTGTGACGACCGGTATCAGCGCCGTCGACCGCGCGACGACGATGCGTCTGCTGGCCGACCCGAACGCCCAGGCGCACGAATTGACCCGGCCCGGACACGTGGTGCCGTTGCGTGCGAAGGAAGGCGGAGTGTTGCGGCGTCCCGGGCACACCGAGGCCGCCGTCGACCTCGCCAAACTCGCGGGGCTGCGTCCGGCTGGCGCGATCTGCGAGATCGTCTCGCAGAAAGAGGACGGGTCGATGGCCCAGTCCGCCGAACTGCGAGTCTTCGCCGACGAGCACGATCTGGCGATGATCTCGATCGCCGATCTGATCGCGTGGCGTCGCCGCAACGAGAAGCACGTCGAGCGGGTGGCCGACGCGCGGATCCCGACCACGCACGGCACGTTCCGAGCGGTCGGCTACTCGAGTCCGTACGACGACGCCGAGCACGTCGCACTGGTGATGGGCGACCTGTCGGAGAACAACGGCGAGGACGTCTTGGTCCGAGTCCATTCGGAGTGTCTGACCGGCGACGTGTTCGGATCGCTGCGCTGCGACTGCGGCCCTCAGCTGGACGCGGCGATGGAGATGGTCGCGGCCGAGGGACGCGGGGTGGTGCTGTACATGCGCGGGCACGAGGGCCGCGGCATCGGTCTGATGCACAAGCTCCAGGCCTATCAGCTCCAGGACGCGGGCGCGGACACCGTCGATGCGAATCTCGAGCTCGGGTTGCCCGCCGACGCGCGTGACTACGGCCTCGGCGCGCAGATCCTGGTGGATCTGGGCATCACGTCGATGCGTCTGCTGACGAACAACCCGGCCAAGCGTGTCGGGTTGGACGGTTACGGTCTGCAGATCGTCGACCGAGTGCCGATGCCGCTGCGAGCCAACGCCGAGAATCTGCGGTACCTGCGGACCAAACGCGACCGGATGGGGCATCTGCTCGACGGTCTCGACGACATCGACGACCAGAGCGTCGTCTCCGGAAAGGGTGAAGGCGCATGA
- a CDS encoding riboflavin synthase: MFTGIVEERGEIVARDDLAEAARFRIRGPLVTSDASFGDSIAVNGVCLTVVEFGDGEFTVDVMAETLDRSSLTGLGAGAAVNLERAMAAGGRFGGHIVQGHVDGVGTIVSVSPSENWTVVRVAVPADLARYVVEKGSITIDGISLTVSAIGTAGEYGDWLEVSLIPTTLAETTLGAAVEGARVNLEVDVIAKYVERLTGAGSNEGRA, translated from the coding sequence GTGTTCACCGGAATCGTTGAGGAGCGGGGCGAGATCGTGGCCCGCGACGACCTCGCAGAAGCCGCTCGTTTCCGCATTCGCGGCCCATTGGTGACCAGCGACGCCTCGTTCGGCGACTCGATCGCCGTGAACGGGGTGTGCCTGACCGTCGTCGAATTCGGCGACGGCGAGTTCACCGTGGACGTCATGGCCGAGACCCTCGATCGGAGTTCGCTGACGGGGCTGGGTGCGGGTGCGGCGGTCAACCTCGAACGCGCGATGGCGGCGGGCGGTCGTTTCGGCGGTCACATCGTGCAGGGACACGTCGACGGGGTCGGCACGATCGTGTCGGTGTCGCCGAGCGAGAACTGGACCGTCGTGCGAGTCGCGGTGCCGGCGGATCTGGCCAGGTACGTCGTCGAGAAGGGGTCGATCACCATCGACGGGATCTCGTTGACCGTCTCGGCGATCGGGACGGCCGGGGAATACGGGGACTGGCTCGAGGTGTCGTTGATTCCGACGACTCTGGCCGAGACGACCCTGGGCGCCGCGGTCGAGGGCGCGCGGGTGAATCTGGAAGTCGATGTGATCGCGAAGTACGTCGAGCGCCTGACCGGCGCCGGCTCGAACGAAGGACGGGCGTGA
- a CDS encoding LapA family protein produces MSTNASAPSPRKGPSTGQSQTTRDAGTFVKQYWLPIVLVIVAIVFILTNTNRAPLTILWVDINSPLWLTLTVTVLVGFVVGWFVGRRQKK; encoded by the coding sequence ATGTCGACGAACGCGTCCGCCCCGTCCCCCCGGAAAGGTCCGTCGACCGGACAGTCGCAGACCACGCGCGACGCCGGAACGTTCGTCAAACAGTACTGGCTGCCGATCGTCCTCGTCATCGTCGCGATCGTCTTCATCTTGACCAACACGAACCGGGCGCCCCTGACGATCCTGTGGGTCGACATCAACTCCCCGCTGTGGCTCACGTTGACCGTCACCGTGCTGGTCGGCTTCGTGGTCGGCTGGTTCGTCGGGCGTCGGCAGAAGAAGTAG
- the ribD gene encoding bifunctional diaminohydroxyphosphoribosylaminopyrimidine deaminase/5-amino-6-(5-phosphoribosylamino)uracil reductase RibD — protein sequence MRRAIAASAAARGASSPNPAVGAVILDRDGVVIGVGHTQPPGGPHAEVMALRAAGDGALGGTAVVTLEPCNHTGRTGPCAEALVDAGVAAVHYAVADPNPAAAGGAATLRDAGVEVVGGVLEAQARRGPLRAWLHRQRHGRPFVTAKIAATLDGRIAAPDGTSRWITGPRAREHAHTQRAAVDAMVIGTGTALADDPSLTARRPDGTLYPHQPRRVVMGLRQIPADARLRDGTSPFVHVTTHDPHEVLAALPDALQVIVEGGPMIVGAFLAADLVDEVHAYLAPTILGAGAAAVDDATVTTLTRAHRFRRESVTELGDDLLVTFGRATD from the coding sequence ATGCGGCGGGCGATCGCCGCGTCGGCCGCGGCGCGCGGTGCGAGTTCGCCCAACCCGGCCGTCGGCGCGGTGATCCTCGACCGCGACGGCGTGGTGATCGGCGTGGGACACACGCAGCCGCCGGGCGGCCCTCACGCGGAGGTCATGGCGTTGCGCGCGGCGGGCGACGGCGCACTGGGCGGCACCGCGGTCGTCACCCTGGAGCCCTGCAATCACACGGGACGCACCGGACCGTGCGCCGAGGCACTCGTCGACGCGGGAGTCGCGGCCGTCCACTACGCGGTGGCCGATCCGAATCCGGCGGCCGCCGGGGGAGCGGCGACGCTCCGCGACGCGGGGGTCGAGGTGGTCGGCGGCGTCCTCGAAGCCCAGGCGCGACGAGGACCGCTGCGGGCGTGGCTGCACCGGCAACGGCACGGCCGTCCGTTCGTGACGGCGAAGATCGCGGCGACACTCGACGGGCGGATCGCCGCACCCGACGGCACGAGCCGGTGGATCACCGGCCCGCGGGCCCGCGAGCATGCGCACACGCAGCGGGCCGCGGTGGACGCGATGGTGATCGGGACCGGGACGGCGCTCGCCGACGATCCGTCGCTGACGGCCCGTCGTCCGGACGGCACGCTGTATCCGCATCAGCCGAGGCGAGTCGTGATGGGGCTCAGACAGATACCGGCCGATGCGAGGCTGCGCGACGGGACGTCGCCGTTCGTCCACGTCACGACGCACGATCCGCACGAGGTCCTCGCCGCCCTGCCCGACGCGTTGCAGGTGATCGTCGAAGGCGGACCGATGATCGTCGGTGCGTTCCTCGCCGCTGACCTGGTCGACGAGGTGCACGCCTACCTCGCGCCGACGATCCTCGGAGCGGGTGCGGCGGCCGTCGACGATGCGACGGTCACGACGTTGACCCGGGCGCACCGGTTTCGGCGCGAGTCCGTGACGGAGTTGGGCGACGACCTGCTGGTGACGTTCGGGCGGGCGACGGACTGA
- the rpe gene encoding ribulose-phosphate 3-epimerase, with amino-acid sequence MCNPGRPAPMIAPSILSADFANLASEVAAVGPSDVDPGVDWVHVDVMDNHFVPNLTLGMPVVESLLKATDIPLDCHLMIDDPARWAPPYAEAGVYNVTFHAEASDDPSAVARDIRAAGGKAGLAIKPDTALEPYLEILRDFDTLLVMSVEPGFGGQKFRPEVLDKVRTIRSIIDRGDLRLLVEIDGGIADSTIEQAAEAGVDCFVAGSAVYGGDDPAERVAELRRKATAVRANA; translated from the coding sequence ATGTGCAACCCCGGCCGTCCGGCACCGATGATCGCCCCGTCCATTCTCTCCGCAGACTTCGCGAACTTGGCGTCCGAAGTGGCGGCCGTCGGCCCGTCCGACGTCGACCCCGGCGTCGACTGGGTGCACGTGGACGTCATGGACAATCACTTCGTCCCGAACCTGACACTCGGCATGCCCGTGGTGGAGAGCCTGCTCAAAGCGACCGACATCCCGCTCGACTGCCACCTGATGATCGACGATCCGGCCCGGTGGGCGCCGCCGTACGCCGAGGCGGGCGTCTACAACGTGACCTTCCACGCCGAGGCCTCCGATGATCCGTCCGCCGTCGCGCGCGACATCCGGGCCGCGGGCGGCAAGGCTGGGCTCGCGATCAAACCGGACACCGCGCTGGAGCCGTATCTGGAGATCCTGCGTGACTTCGACACACTCCTGGTGATGAGCGTCGAACCCGGATTCGGCGGCCAGAAGTTCAGGCCGGAGGTGCTCGACAAGGTCCGGACCATCCGCTCGATCATCGATCGCGGAGACCTGCGGCTGCTCGTCGAGATCGACGGAGGCATCGCCGACTCGACGATCGAGCAGGCGGCCGAGGCCGGCGTCGACTGCTTCGTCGCCGGTTCGGCGGTCTACGGCGGCGATGATCCCGCCGAGCGGGTGGCCGAGCTGCGTCGCAAGGCCACCGCGGTCCGCGCGAACGCCTGA
- a CDS encoding anaerobic C4-dicarboxylate transporter family protein: MEAVRVIVQIVLFLIPLGMGARYGPMALIGTSGVSVFILVEVLRMQPGSPPLSAIFIILSVISATAALTAAGGMDFLVRLAGRAMRRHPGAIPVVGPLFVWLFTVMSGTGNITFALIPIMYDVSYSAKIRPARILATANAVCQLALMASPVAAVTYVFVNMTESDGNTLAKTLMVTVPASLVATVGTSLIMSRYGKDLDDDPEYQRRLAAGEIEPPQPVGDDADLPPLRPRAAISAYVFLAGVVTGVVLGFFSSLRPTYSVPQDDGSLLDNTVSMSFMIPIIMFAAAGIIMVVCKIKTPAVMSEPIIGTGLIAALLLLAVPVLAGTILNDHMDAVSSFVNSTIGVSVMLFAVILFLLASLIQSQVASLSILVPVAMTAGLGVGPMAGMLGAASGNNLLASMGGLGQACILTDKTGSTKQGSFLINSSFFVPMICSVIIAVAAGLGLQLVVY; this comes from the coding sequence ATGGAGGCCGTCCGGGTCATCGTTCAGATCGTCCTGTTCCTGATCCCCCTCGGCATGGGGGCGCGCTACGGTCCGATGGCGTTGATCGGCACCTCCGGGGTGTCGGTGTTCATCCTGGTCGAGGTCCTGCGCATGCAACCGGGGTCCCCGCCGCTGTCGGCGATCTTCATCATCCTGTCGGTGATCAGCGCGACGGCGGCCCTGACGGCGGCCGGCGGCATGGACTTCCTGGTGCGTCTGGCCGGCCGCGCGATGCGCAGGCATCCCGGCGCGATCCCGGTCGTCGGACCGCTGTTCGTGTGGCTGTTCACCGTCATGTCGGGCACCGGGAACATCACCTTCGCACTGATTCCGATCATGTACGACGTCTCCTATTCGGCGAAGATCCGTCCGGCGCGCATCCTGGCCACCGCCAACGCGGTCTGCCAGCTCGCCTTGATGGCCAGTCCGGTCGCCGCGGTCACCTACGTCTTCGTGAACATGACCGAATCCGACGGCAACACCCTCGCCAAGACGCTGATGGTGACCGTCCCCGCCTCACTCGTCGCCACGGTCGGCACCTCGCTGATCATGTCGCGCTACGGCAAGGATCTCGACGACGATCCCGAGTATCAGCGGCGTCTGGCCGCGGGCGAGATCGAGCCGCCGCAACCGGTCGGCGACGACGCCGATCTGCCGCCTCTGCGACCGCGCGCGGCGATCAGCGCGTACGTCTTCCTCGCCGGTGTCGTGACCGGAGTGGTGCTCGGCTTCTTCTCGTCGCTGCGCCCCACGTACTCCGTGCCGCAGGACGACGGTTCGCTCCTGGACAACACCGTGTCGATGTCGTTCATGATCCCGATCATCATGTTCGCCGCCGCCGGGATCATCATGGTGGTCTGCAAGATCAAGACTCCCGCGGTGATGTCCGAGCCGATCATCGGCACCGGCCTGATCGCCGCACTGCTGCTGTTGGCCGTGCCGGTGCTCGCCGGCACCATCCTCAACGACCACATGGACGCGGTGTCGTCGTTCGTCAACAGCACGATCGGCGTCTCGGTGATGCTGTTCGCGGTGATCCTGTTCCTGCTCGCCTCACTCATTCAGAGTCAGGTGGCGTCGCTGAGCATCCTGGTACCGGTCGCGATGACCGCGGGGCTGGGCGTGGGTCCGATGGCGGGCATGCTCGGCGCCGCGAGCGGCAACAATCTGCTGGCGTCGATGGGCGGACTCGGTCAGGCGTGCATCCTGACAGACAAGACGGGTTCCACCAAGCAGGGCTCGTTCCTGATCAACAGCTCGTTCTTCGTTCCGATGATCTGCTCGGTGATCATCGCCGTCGCCGCCGGTCTGGGTCTCCAGCTCGTCGTCTACTGA
- a CDS encoding amidohydrolase — MTELRDLYIDLHRHPELSGFEERTAGVVATQLADTGCEVIEHIGGHGVAGVLANGDGPVVWLRADMDALPVKEETGLDYASEVVATAENGESTPVMHACGHDMHVTALIGAMRELAGSTADWSGTVVAVVQPAEENLSGARAMVADALLDRVPRPDVVLGQHVAPGPAGMLFYHPGATLAASDALRITLHGRGGHGSRPETTVDPVVMAAAVVLRLQTIVAREIPATDRAVVTVGTMEAGTKNNIIPDSATLGLSVRTYDEPTRAKVLDAIERIVRGEAAAAGADREPEITTMYHSPPTVNDDAALRRVVEAFGESFAGRVMEVPPGTGSEDFGILGAEAGVPSVYWFLGGADPQLFAPPADLMQVLGEIPSNHSPEYAPVIEPTITMGVGALVCAARAWLTGDA; from the coding sequence ATGACCGAACTCCGAGACCTCTACATCGATCTGCACCGCCACCCGGAACTATCCGGCTTCGAAGAGCGCACCGCGGGCGTCGTCGCGACGCAGCTCGCGGACACCGGCTGCGAGGTGATCGAGCACATCGGCGGTCACGGCGTGGCCGGTGTGCTCGCCAACGGCGACGGCCCCGTCGTCTGGCTGCGCGCGGACATGGACGCTCTACCGGTCAAGGAGGAGACCGGACTGGACTACGCCAGCGAGGTGGTCGCCACCGCCGAGAACGGTGAGAGCACCCCGGTGATGCACGCGTGCGGCCACGACATGCACGTCACAGCGCTGATCGGCGCGATGCGCGAACTCGCCGGTTCGACCGCGGACTGGTCCGGGACGGTGGTCGCGGTGGTCCAGCCCGCCGAGGAGAACCTGTCCGGGGCGCGCGCCATGGTCGCCGACGCGCTGCTCGACCGCGTACCGCGACCGGACGTCGTCCTCGGCCAGCACGTCGCACCGGGGCCGGCGGGCATGCTGTTCTACCATCCGGGCGCGACCCTCGCCGCCAGCGACGCCCTGCGGATCACGCTCCACGGTCGCGGCGGACACGGTTCACGGCCGGAGACCACCGTCGATCCGGTGGTGATGGCCGCCGCCGTCGTGCTGCGGCTGCAGACGATCGTGGCTCGCGAGATCCCGGCGACCGATCGCGCGGTGGTGACCGTCGGGACCATGGAGGCGGGCACCAAGAACAACATCATCCCCGACTCGGCGACACTCGGTCTCTCCGTCCGAACCTACGACGAGCCGACCCGCGCCAAGGTCCTCGACGCGATCGAACGCATCGTGCGAGGTGAGGCCGCCGCGGCGGGCGCCGATCGCGAACCCGAGATCACCACGATGTACCACTCGCCGCCGACGGTCAACGACGACGCGGCCTTGCGACGGGTCGTCGAGGCGTTCGGCGAGTCGTTCGCGGGCCGGGTGATGGAGGTACCGCCGGGCACCGGGTCGGAGGACTTCGGGATCCTGGGAGCCGAAGCCGGTGTGCCGTCGGTGTACTGGTTCCTCGGCGGCGCCGACCCCCAGTTGTTCGCGCCTCCCGCCGACCTCATGCAGGTCCTCGGCGAGATCCCGTCGAACCACTCCCCCGAATACGCACCGGTCATCGAGCCGACCATCACGATGGGCGTCGGCGCACTCGTCTGCGCCGCACGGGCGTGGCTGACCGGCGACGCCTGA